DNA from Armatimonadota bacterium:
AGGCAGCGACCGACGATCCGGGCGGCGAGAAACCGTCCGGGGAGGCCATTCCCCATCGCGACCCGCCAATTCAACCCAAGGCAAGCGAAAACAGACCGAAAACCACCGCCTGGTCACCGGGTGTGAATAATGCGGGCTAGGCGCGACTGTCTGGGTGATCGCGGACGCGGGGCGGGCGTGCCGGGTAGGAAACGGTCTGGCTGCCGCAGCGCGTCTCAGCGTGCATGAAAGAAGGGCAAGCAGGACACGGCGCAACTGTGGAGAAATCAAGACGCCGGCGCGAACTCTGACGATTGCCCCCCCGAAGCCATAGTCGAAAAGGCGTGGAGCAGCACAGCAGCAGCCCCGCCGGGTGTTGGCGATGGCCAGAGAGCGAGGCTGATTCGCGCCAGGCTCAATCCGCCAGACGATGCTCGGGCGGAACGGGAGACAAGCATGCCAAGCCTAAGAAGGACGAAGCTCGCTATTCACGGCGGACCCCAGACGGTGACGATGGCCGCCGAATTGGCTGCCGCCAACCGGTGGCCGAACATCGGCGACGAAGAACGCGCCGCAGTGGACGAAGCGATGAACCGCGACGATGTGTACGCGCCCATCGCTGAGTTTGAGCGCGACTTTGCCCACTACCACGACGCGAACTTTGCGCTGGCGCAGAACAACGGCACCTCGACTCTCCATTCGGCCTATTTCGCGGTCGGGGTGGAGCCCGGTGACGAGGTCCTCTGTCCAGCGTATACCTGGCATCTGTCAGTGTCACAAGTCCTAGCTCTACATGCCATACCGGTGTTCTGTGACGTGGATCCCGTGAACGGCTGCATTCTGCCGGAGGATATCGAGCGCAAGATCTCCCCTTACACCAAGGCGATCAATGTCCTGCACCCCTACGGCGCCGTGGCGCCGATGGATGAGATCATGGCCGTCGCGCGCAAGCACGGGCTGCCCGTGATCGAGGACTGCTCCCATGCGCACGGCGCGCTTTACAGAGGCAAGAGGGTCGGAACCATCGGCGATATCGGGTGCTTCAGCTTGCAAGCCAGCAAGTTAATGATGGCGGTTGAAGGGGGCGTACTGATCACGGACAACGAGGAGTACTTCGAGCGGGCGGTCGTGCTTGGCCACTACGAGCGGATTCCCAGGCTGCGCTCCGAGCGCTACCGCAAGTACTGTCCGGGGGGCGAGAATGCTCCCACATGCTTCGGATACAAGTATCGTATACACCCCTGGGCAGCCGCGCTGGCGCGCGTTCAGCTGAGGAAGCTCGACGAAGCGAACGCAGCGCGCCGACGCAACCTCGAGTATCTGAGCGAGGGCCTCACGGGCGTCTGCGAGGGATTCGAGCCGCCTGCCGAAGCGCCGGAGACGCGCAGGACCTGGCTCAGCTACATCTGCCAGTATCACGCAGACCGGATGGGCGGTGTCACCCGGGAGGAGTTCGCGGATGCGCTCAGCGCCGAGGGGCTGCCGGCCACGCGAGGGAGGGCCGGATACGCGCCGGTCTACTGGAACCCGCTGTACGAGGAGCGGAACATGTGGGCGCAGGGCTGTCCCTTCGATTGCGCCCACAGCCACCGGCGCGTCGAGTATCGCAGGGGGGATTGCCCGGAAGCCGAGGCGATCTCGAGACGGACGATCGGCCTGCCGGCGTTTCCCTTGCCATGCGACCGGCCGTTGCTCGACCAGTGCATCGAGGCCGTCGCCAAGGTCGGTCGCAACCTCGTGCCGGACCGGGTGGGGCGATGAGCCGAATCTGCGTTGGCTTCACCATGGACTGCGAGCAGTTGAACGAGGACTCGGCGGCGGGTGGGCCGCGCGACTGGGGGGTGAGCGAGCGCGCCATCGTTGGCTTTGCAGACGTGCTGGAGCGGCGCGGCTTTCGCGCGACGTTCTTCGCCATTCCCCAGACCGCGGCGCGGCACGCCAGGCTCTTCCTCGCGCTGGAGGCCCGCGGGTTCGAGCTGGGCCTTCACCTGCACACCCTCGATCAGGGGTGGCGAGACCACCTCGGGGGTCTGGCGCCGGAAGAGCAGCATCGCGCTTTGTCCCAGGCAAGCGCCGCGTGGGCGGAGGCGTTGGGGCGGGAGCCGCAAGCCTTTCGCGCCGGCAACTTCTCCGCCAACGATCAGACCTTCCCGCTTCTCAGCGAGCTCGGGTTCACCCATGCCAGCACCTCCAGCCCGGAGCGCACCCTGGTGGGCGTTCGAGCGGTGTGGGCCGGGGCGCTGCCCTATCCTCACTGGACGCACGCTGGCAATCGGCTACTGGAAGGGGACCTGCCGCTGCTCGAGGTGCCGATCACTACCCATCCCACCGCCCGGCACGAAACCGCGCCGGGGGTTCCGTGGGAACTGCGGGTTGAAGGCGGGCAGTGGGAACATAATCCGCAGATCATCGCCGCCCACCTCGATTGGCAGATTTCCTCGACCTCTGACGGAAACCGGCCGGAGGCCGAGGCCTTGCTCGCCTGCGTTGCCTTCACGCACAACACACGAGAGTACTCCGATCCCCAGGACGAGATGACGAAGCGGCTGGTTCGCGTGATGAACGCGCTGGAACAGGAAGGCGAGCGGCGCCAGATCCCCCTGGAGAAAACCACCATCGGGGGCATTCACCGCATCGCCACCCGCGCGTCGGGGGAGTGAAGAGAGACCCCGCCGGCACCATCCGGGCCGGGGACTGATGCTGCGCGCGGACCACGCGTGACAAGGTGCCACATGGCGACAGGCGATAACGCCGCGATCGGCTTGGTCAGCGGGCTATGCCGGAATCCCTTCTCCCGCTACGTGGGCGAGATCCTCGACGCCGAGGGGTTCACCTATAGCTGGGTCGAGGATCGCTTTGACGGTGATCTGCTCATCGCGCCCAGCCTGACGGACACGCCGCCCCTGGTCGGCGAATGGGCGGCGGCGGGAAAGAATCTGCTGGCGCTTCGGCCGCCACCGGAGCTACTGCCCCTGTTCGGACTGCGCAGCAAGCCTGGACGCCCCCTGGCTTGGTCCGACCGGTACCTTCGCTGCCGCGACGAAACGGTGCTTCAGTACCACGGTGCGGCGGACTTGGTGCAAGCCGCCGGCGCTGAGGTGCTGGCATGGCTTCAGTTCGATCTTGACGATCCGCCCAGCGCGCACCCCGCCATTGTGCGGCTGGACGACGGAGCGCGCCGGGCTGCTTTCACCTTTGACCTCGCCCAGTCCACCCTGCTGTTCCGCCAGGGGCGCGCGGATCAGGCCAGCGACGGCACCAACCCCGATCCGGATGGGGACGAGATGTTCAAAGCCGCCGACTTGTTCGTGAACTTTCTCGATCCGCGGCTAAAGGCCAGCCCGCAGGCAGACCATCAGCTTGATCTCTTCGTCGCGCTCATCTGGTGGCTGACGGAGAAGACGGCGCCGGTGCCGCGGGTTTGGCGATTCCCGTCCGGCCAGCCGGCCGCAGCGCTGATGAGTGGCGATAGCGATGGATGCGCCGCGGAAGGGCTCCATCTGGCCTTCGATCTCGCCCAGCAGCGCCATGCGCCATACAGTCTCTACCTGATGACCCAAGACTTCGCGTCTCTTCCTCCAGGCGAAGTCGCAGACTTGGTGCAGCGAGGGCACAGCGTCGGCCTACACTCATGGTGCGGCCCGAGGCCCACCACCGAACAAATGCGCTGCCATCTGGCCGCCGAGTATCGCGGCTTCCAGCAGCGCTACGGGTACCTTCCCACCAGCACGCGCCACCATTCGGGTATCATCGCCGGGTGGACCGAGACCCAGGAGGCGCTCGACCATATCGGCGTTCGCCTGGACCTGAACGTTTTTCCGGCTCGCCAGGCCCAGTGGGGGTTTGTCAACGGCTCCGCGCGCACGATGAAAATGTGTCGCCGCGACGGAAGGCTGCTCAGCATCTACCAGCACTCCGCGGTGACCATGGATGACTGTATGCTGCAAGACAAGACCGCGTTTCCTCCGCTCTCCGTGGACCAGGCGATTGACCTCACCCAGCATCTGCTGGCCGAACTGTCCGGCAAGTGGCATGGACTCTACCTGCCTTGCTTCCACCCGGTTTACCTCATGCAGCCGAACGCCGTCACCTTGCCCTGGTACGAGGCGACCCTGCGCCTGCTGCAAGACAAGCGCATACCGGCCCTGAGCGCCGACGAGTGGGCCGCGTTCAATGACCTTCGCCGCGGCGTCCGAATCGAGAAGCGCGCAGACGCGTGGAAGGTGAGCGCAGCCGAAGCCGTCGCCGGCCTGACCATCGAGTGGCCGCGAGGCGCGGCCGCGGCAAGACTCGACGGCGCCGCCTGCCCCACGGAGGCCGGAGCGTGCGCCGGGGTCGAGACGAGCAGGGTCATTCTGGACTTGGGATCGGGCGGCACGGCGAGACTGGAGGTCGCTTGATGGAACCGCTTGTGCTCTCGGGAACGTGCCAGCAACAGGGGCGGCAGCATGGCGCCGCGATGGGCGAGCCGATCCGGCGCATACTGGCCGATGTCATGCATCCCGAGAAGTGGGATCGGGAGCGCGTGGGCCGATACCTGGATCTGCTGGAGGACAACATGCAGCGGCTGTGCCCCCAGATGCTGGAGGAGATGCGCGGCATCGCCGAGGGCGCGCAGATCCCCTACCGGGATATCCTCGCCTACAACTGCATCGCCGACATCGGTGCGGTCAACGCTTACTGCACCAATATCGCCTTTCAGTCCACCCCGGACGGGCCCGCCATCGGCAAGACCAATGACATCGGTCGAAATCTGCAACACTACCACGTGGTCTTTCGACGTGACCACGGCGACGGACAGCCTCTGCTGTGGGTGACCTGGCCGGGAACGGTGTGGGCGAACTGCTTCGTCAACGGGTCGGGCCTGGCATTCGGCGGGGCCAGCGTCGCCACGCGGCTGCGCAACGAGGAAGGGATTCCATCCAATGTGATGCTGCGGCTTGCCGGCGATATGGCGGCCGACGTGGAGGAAGCGACGCGGCTTCTCCGCGAGACGGCGATGATGCACGCCAGCCTCAACATCACGCTGGCGGATGCCTCGGGAAGCCTGGCGGTGGTGGAGAAGGCGCCCGACGGCTGCGAGGTGCGGCAGCCGGACGAACGGGGCGTCTTGTTCGCAACGAATCACTTCTGCACCCCGGGGCTCGTTGGCACCGATACGCCGGAACTTGCGTCCAAGCTCAACAGCGAGAGGCGCTTCGAGAACCTGCGCCGGCTGACGGCCGGCGGCGAGCAAACGGTCGAGCGGCTTCAACGTCTCCTCGCCGATCACACCGACCCCGGCGCTATATGCCAGCACGGCCAGCAGGAAATGTGGACTACCGTCGCATACGTGGTGGTCCCGCGCACGCGCGCACTCTACTTCGCGTATGGCAGACCGTGCGAGACGCCGTTCGAAGAGTTTAGGCTGTGACGGTGGCGCAACCCGCTCCCGGCGCGGAGCGACGCGTTGGCAAGCGCGCTCGTCGGTCGCGCGCAACAGCGACGCACCCGTCGCACCCCAGCCCATGATTCGTGCCAAGGAGGCAGCGCAAGTTGAAGGTCGGATTACACAGCATCACCTACGCGGGCTTCTTCTATGACGGCGGGCCGCTGACCATCGAGCAGATCATAGACAAGGCCGCCCACTACGGGTACGAGGGCGTGGAGGTCATGGCCAAGCGGCCCGTCGCTTCGCCGTTCGACGTGGATGCGGAGCGTGCGAAGCGCATCCGAGACCACGCCGCCAAGCGTGGCGTCGCTCTGCCGTTTGTCGCGGGCTACATTGACCTCTCCAAGCCCAGCGCCGTTGACCGGGAGAAGGAGATGGTCTTCGCGCGCGAGACGATGCGCCTCGCCCGCGACCTGGGGAGCCCTTACGTGCGCGTCTACGCGGGGGGAGAGAAGATTCACGAAGGGGCTCCCATCACCGACCAGTGGCAGTGGTGTGTCCAGCATATCAAGGAACTGCTGCCGGTCGCCGAGCGCTTCGGGGTGCGGATCGCGCTGGAAGTGCACACCGGGGCGGCACAGAACGCCGACGCCTTGCTCGACATGCTCTCCCACGTGGGATCCGACGAGGTGATGGTCTGCGTTGATCCGCCGCTCTTGGCTATCCGCGGGGAACCCGCCTACGAGTGGGCCAAGCGCATCGGCAAGCGCATCGTGCACGCTCATATCGTGGATTTCCGATGGGCGTCACCCCTGGTCGAGTACATGGCGGTGCCGGGGCTGGCGGTGCGCAAGATAGAGCGCCTGATACAGTGCCCGC
Protein-coding regions in this window:
- a CDS encoding sugar phosphate isomerase/epimerase, encoding MKVGLHSITYAGFFYDGGPLTIEQIIDKAAHYGYEGVEVMAKRPVASPFDVDAERAKRIRDHAAKRGVALPFVAGYIDLSKPSAVDREKEMVFARETMRLARDLGSPYVRVYAGGEKIHEGAPITDQWQWCVQHIKELLPVAERFGVRIALEVHTGAAQNADALLDMLSHVGSDEVMVCVDPPLLAIRGEPAYEWAKRIGKRIVHAHIVDFRWASPLVEYMAVPGLAVRKIERLIQCPLGQGVVEIEPFMKACKEFGYEGYFAFEVCTPFHVGHRLPTIDDVHRLVEQAAPYLKSVRDRL
- a CDS encoding C45 family peptidase → MEPLVLSGTCQQQGRQHGAAMGEPIRRILADVMHPEKWDRERVGRYLDLLEDNMQRLCPQMLEEMRGIAEGAQIPYRDILAYNCIADIGAVNAYCTNIAFQSTPDGPAIGKTNDIGRNLQHYHVVFRRDHGDGQPLLWVTWPGTVWANCFVNGSGLAFGGASVATRLRNEEGIPSNVMLRLAGDMAADVEEATRLLRETAMMHASLNITLADASGSLAVVEKAPDGCEVRQPDERGVLFATNHFCTPGLVGTDTPELASKLNSERRFENLRRLTAGGEQTVERLQRLLADHTDPGAICQHGQQEMWTTVAYVVVPRTRALYFAYGRPCETPFEEFRL
- a CDS encoding polysaccharide deacetylase family protein — its product is MSRICVGFTMDCEQLNEDSAAGGPRDWGVSERAIVGFADVLERRGFRATFFAIPQTAARHARLFLALEARGFELGLHLHTLDQGWRDHLGGLAPEEQHRALSQASAAWAEALGREPQAFRAGNFSANDQTFPLLSELGFTHASTSSPERTLVGVRAVWAGALPYPHWTHAGNRLLEGDLPLLEVPITTHPTARHETAPGVPWELRVEGGQWEHNPQIIAAHLDWQISSTSDGNRPEAEALLACVAFTHNTREYSDPQDEMTKRLVRVMNALEQEGERRQIPLEKTTIGGIHRIATRASGE
- a CDS encoding DegT/DnrJ/EryC1/StrS family aminotransferase, giving the protein MPSLRRTKLAIHGGPQTVTMAAELAAANRWPNIGDEERAAVDEAMNRDDVYAPIAEFERDFAHYHDANFALAQNNGTSTLHSAYFAVGVEPGDEVLCPAYTWHLSVSQVLALHAIPVFCDVDPVNGCILPEDIERKISPYTKAINVLHPYGAVAPMDEIMAVARKHGLPVIEDCSHAHGALYRGKRVGTIGDIGCFSLQASKLMMAVEGGVLITDNEEYFERAVVLGHYERIPRLRSERYRKYCPGGENAPTCFGYKYRIHPWAAALARVQLRKLDEANAARRRNLEYLSEGLTGVCEGFEPPAEAPETRRTWLSYICQYHADRMGGVTREEFADALSAEGLPATRGRAGYAPVYWNPLYEERNMWAQGCPFDCAHSHRRVEYRRGDCPEAEAISRRTIGLPAFPLPCDRPLLDQCIEAVAKVGRNLVPDRVGR